One genomic region from Terriglobales bacterium encodes:
- a CDS encoding Nramp family divalent metal transporter, giving the protein MASDSKTWNLEREQQSLPEVHRTLPIPDSPAFLRKLIAFAGPGFLVAVGYMDPGNWATDLAGGSMYNYKLLSVIMISNLMAILLQSLALKLGIVSGRDLAQACRDSFSRRTTILLWVFAEVAIAACDLAEVIGSAIALNLLFHIPLLWGVCITALDVLVILFLQQKGFRYIEAVVITLIAVIGVCFGLEILFSRPSMLGIAQGFIPSAQILKDPGMLYIAIGILGATVMPHNLYLHSAIVQTRDFARTREGMREAIKYSQIDSAGALTIALLVNAAILIVSAATFYQAGYNHIAEIQDAYKLLSPLLGVTGASTIFALALLASGQNSTLTGTLAGQVVMEGFLNIRLRPWLRRLITRALAIIPAVIVTAIAGASGTARLLVLSQVVLSMQLSFAVVPLVMFTSDRRKMGEFVNPAWLKALAWVTAVFIAVLNAWLLVQAVHTV; this is encoded by the coding sequence ATGGCGAGCGATAGCAAAACCTGGAACCTGGAGCGAGAACAGCAGAGCCTGCCAGAGGTGCACCGCACGCTTCCCATACCTGACTCGCCGGCATTTCTGCGCAAACTAATCGCCTTCGCCGGTCCCGGCTTCCTGGTAGCAGTGGGATACATGGATCCCGGAAATTGGGCCACCGACCTGGCTGGCGGCTCCATGTACAACTACAAGCTGCTGTCGGTGATCATGATCTCCAACCTCATGGCCATTTTGCTGCAGAGCCTGGCGTTGAAGTTGGGAATCGTTTCCGGACGCGACCTGGCGCAGGCCTGCCGCGACTCGTTCAGCCGGCGAACCACAATTCTGCTGTGGGTGTTTGCCGAAGTTGCGATTGCCGCCTGCGATTTGGCGGAGGTGATTGGCTCGGCCATTGCTCTCAATCTTCTATTTCACATCCCCCTGCTGTGGGGCGTGTGCATTACCGCTCTGGACGTCCTGGTGATTCTTTTCCTGCAGCAGAAAGGATTTCGCTACATTGAGGCGGTTGTCATCACTCTTATCGCGGTGATCGGGGTGTGCTTCGGGCTGGAGATCTTGTTCTCGCGACCGAGCATGTTAGGAATCGCCCAGGGGTTCATTCCTTCGGCGCAAATCCTGAAAGATCCGGGCATGTTGTATATCGCCATCGGAATCCTCGGCGCGACGGTGATGCCACATAACTTGTATCTGCACTCGGCGATCGTGCAGACGCGTGATTTTGCCCGCACCCGCGAAGGCATGAGGGAAGCGATCAAGTATTCGCAGATCGATTCGGCGGGGGCGCTGACGATCGCGCTGCTTGTGAACGCCGCCATCTTGATCGTTTCAGCGGCCACGTTCTACCAGGCTGGATACAACCACATAGCCGAAATTCAGGACGCTTACAAGCTACTTTCCCCGTTGCTGGGAGTGACGGGTGCGAGCACGATCTTTGCCCTGGCTTTGCTGGCTTCAGGGCAGAACTCCACGCTGACCGGAACCCTGGCCGGTCAGGTGGTGATGGAGGGATTTCTGAATATCCGTTTGCGGCCCTGGCTGCGGCGGCTGATTACGCGTGCGCTGGCCATCATACCCGCAGTGATAGTCACGGCGATTGCCGGCGCCAGCGGTACTGCCAGGCTGCTCGTCCTCAGCCAGGTCGTGCTGAGCATGCAATTGAGTTTCGCCGTAGTTCCCCTCGTTATGTTCACCAGCGATCGCCGCAAAATGGGCGAGTTCGTCAATCCGGCGTGGTTGAAAGCACTGGCGTGGGTGACGGCTGTGTTCATTGCGGTGTTGAATGCGTGGCTGCTGGTGCAGGCCGTGCATACTGTTTAG
- a CDS encoding metal-dependent transcriptional regulator produces MITVSKEDYIKAIMEAESEGTDVISATLAHWLSVSAPAVTMALRRLKKDGLVTVHADGRVRLTAAGREIARHLMVRHHLIERMLHEVFGMEWYKTHDEAERLEHAVSADFEARLVEKLGRGRACPHGNLTTPESPASRRRRGLVLLSSAEPGKTYTVAALYERDRKLLEFLDSRGVRPGAKIHVVNRNYDQTLTLEGEAGVVPLGGAAAERVWVSADKNHRHGGRSETRG; encoded by the coding sequence TCTCGGCGACCCTGGCGCACTGGCTTTCGGTATCGGCGCCGGCCGTAACTATGGCGCTACGCCGCTTGAAGAAGGATGGTCTAGTGACGGTGCACGCCGATGGGCGGGTTCGTCTGACGGCGGCGGGGCGCGAGATCGCTCGCCATCTGATGGTGCGCCACCACCTGATCGAGCGGATGCTCCACGAAGTGTTTGGCATGGAATGGTACAAAACCCACGACGAGGCAGAGCGGCTGGAACACGCGGTTTCAGCGGATTTCGAGGCTCGCTTGGTGGAAAAACTGGGACGCGGGAGGGCCTGTCCGCACGGCAATCTGACCACGCCGGAGAGCCCCGCATCGCGCCGACGGCGGGGTCTGGTGCTGCTGTCCAGCGCCGAACCAGGAAAGACATACACCGTAGCTGCGCTGTACGAGCGCGACCGCAAGCTGCTGGAGTTTCTCGACAGCCGCGGCGTGCGTCCCGGGGCCAAGATTCATGTGGTGAACCGTAACTACGACCAAACCCTCACACTGGAAGGCGAGGCTGGGGTTGTGCCGCTGGGTGGAGCAGCGGCGGAGAGGGTTTGGGTTTCGGCAGACAAAAATCATCGCCATGGCGGGCGCTCAGAAACACGGGGTTAA